A part of Citrifermentans bremense genomic DNA contains:
- a CDS encoding ChaN family lipoprotein — protein sequence MSRAASYVFLLALISLFCLRVEARAHTLITRTSDGETVTVAQLAATAKESRVIIVGESHDNEYHHELQLDLIRSLNESSVPLAVGVEMIQSDFQPQLDAWSAGKLSEKVMQAVFELNWSDWPLYREIFLYTRDHHIPMIALNVPLHIVRKVSQQGFNSLTPEEKGDLPAGTSCDLRNPQIAFLRKSFQGVRHHGENEKMFSNFCEAQTVRNSGMALTMTRYLEKEPGLRMVVLTGIWHAVRYGIPDQLQRVGKLNCTVILPETPFINKENAGSAEADYLVEQ from the coding sequence ATGTCCCGCGCCGCTTCCTACGTGTTCCTGCTGGCGCTGATCTCGCTTTTTTGCCTGAGGGTCGAGGCCCGCGCCCACACGTTGATAACCCGGACCAGCGACGGCGAGACCGTCACCGTCGCTCAACTTGCCGCAACGGCCAAGGAGTCCAGGGTGATCATAGTAGGTGAGTCTCACGACAACGAGTACCACCACGAGTTGCAGCTCGACCTGATACGCTCCCTGAACGAGAGCAGCGTGCCGCTGGCGGTAGGAGTGGAGATGATCCAGTCGGACTTCCAGCCGCAGCTGGACGCCTGGAGCGCGGGAAAACTGAGCGAAAAGGTGATGCAGGCGGTATTCGAGCTCAACTGGTCGGACTGGCCCCTGTACCGGGAGATATTCCTCTATACCCGGGACCACCACATCCCGATGATCGCGCTCAACGTCCCGCTTCACATTGTCAGGAAGGTCTCGCAGCAAGGGTTCAACTCCCTCACACCAGAAGAGAAGGGAGACCTGCCGGCCGGAACCAGCTGCGACCTGAGAAACCCGCAGATCGCGTTCCTAAGGAAATCGTTCCAGGGGGTCAGGCACCATGGAGAGAACGAGAAGATGTTCAGCAACTTCTGCGAGGCGCAGACGGTGCGCAACAGCGGCATGGCCTTGACCATGACGCGCTACCTGGAAAAGGAACCGGGGCTGAGGATGGTCGTTTTGACCGGCATCTGGCACGCGGTGAGGTACGGCATTCCCGATCAGCTCCAGCGCGTGGGGAAGCTGAACTGCACGGTGATCCTCCCCGAAACCCCCTTCATCAACAAGGAGAACGCTGGAAGCGCCGAAGCGGACTACCTGGTGGAGCAATGA
- a CDS encoding response regulator, translating into MTTQGVSTAARLKRIREAFLKQLPAQLEALRTALDDFEEKPDFEHLQGLHRSIHTLRGGSASFGLKGVSAAAAVGEQLAKEAMYVEPLPAKRLVPQLRGQLAAIERAAAELECQEAADLQALDLVAASENAACREEKVVYLCEDDSFQRMALSTQIGCFGFRTMAFPDVEQLYQAVQNSPPDAIVMDMMFSGRPLAGADMVAKIQSERKAPIPAVFVSSVDDFSYRLSAVRAGSSAYFVKPVNAIDLCSVLTKLTTVEPPEPYRIMIVDDDAHLLELYSTILEGVGMVTRQINDPLLAMGSLQEFKPDLILTDMNMPGCNGMELAKTIRQSGDCVSIPIVFLSTETDTDLHRNAMRMGGDEFLTKPIKPEHLISAVAVRAERMKVLRSLMVRDSMTGLLNHTAIKAKLDGAIAENEGDLCFAMLDMDRFKEINDKYGHPTGDRVLVTLAKFLRTRLAKTDSIGRYGGEEFALILPGCDLAAARERLDQLRESFGAIQFPAGGESFQATFSCGVAALATHKKGDRLCAAADEALYEAKKLGRNRVEAGK; encoded by the coding sequence ATGACGACACAAGGGGTTTCAACGGCCGCGAGGCTGAAACGGATACGGGAGGCCTTCCTGAAGCAGCTCCCGGCCCAGCTGGAGGCGCTGCGGACAGCGCTCGACGACTTCGAGGAGAAGCCGGACTTCGAGCACTTGCAGGGGCTGCACCGCTCCATCCACACCCTCAGGGGGGGGAGCGCCTCCTTCGGGCTTAAGGGGGTGAGCGCCGCCGCGGCGGTCGGGGAGCAACTGGCCAAGGAGGCGATGTACGTCGAGCCGCTGCCGGCCAAGAGGCTGGTGCCCCAGTTGCGGGGGCAGCTTGCCGCCATCGAGCGGGCGGCGGCTGAGCTGGAGTGCCAGGAGGCTGCCGACCTGCAGGCGCTGGACCTGGTGGCGGCCTCGGAGAACGCGGCCTGCCGCGAGGAGAAGGTGGTGTATCTCTGTGAGGACGACTCCTTCCAGCGCATGGCCCTCTCCACCCAGATCGGCTGTTTCGGCTTCCGCACCATGGCCTTTCCCGACGTGGAGCAGCTCTACCAGGCGGTGCAGAACTCGCCTCCGGACGCCATCGTCATGGACATGATGTTCTCGGGGAGGCCGCTTGCCGGCGCCGACATGGTGGCGAAGATCCAGTCCGAACGGAAAGCGCCGATACCCGCCGTGTTCGTCTCCTCGGTCGACGACTTCTCGTACCGCCTTTCCGCGGTCCGGGCGGGCTCCAGCGCCTACTTCGTCAAGCCGGTCAACGCCATCGACCTCTGCTCCGTCCTAACGAAGCTCACCACGGTGGAGCCGCCGGAGCCGTACCGGATCATGATCGTGGACGACGACGCCCACCTCCTGGAGCTGTACTCCACCATCCTCGAAGGGGTGGGGATGGTGACCAGGCAGATCAACGACCCCCTGCTGGCCATGGGGAGCCTCCAGGAGTTCAAGCCGGACCTGATCCTGACCGACATGAACATGCCGGGCTGCAACGGGATGGAGCTCGCCAAGACGATCCGGCAGTCGGGGGACTGCGTCAGCATCCCGATCGTCTTCCTCTCGACCGAGACCGACACCGACCTGCACAGAAACGCCATGCGCATGGGGGGGGACGAGTTCCTTACCAAGCCGATCAAGCCCGAGCACCTGATCTCGGCAGTCGCGGTGCGTGCCGAGAGGATGAAGGTGCTCCGCTCGCTGATGGTCCGGGACAGCATGACCGGGCTTCTCAACCACACGGCGATCAAGGCGAAACTCGACGGGGCGATCGCCGAGAACGAGGGGGACCTCTGCTTCGCCATGCTCGACATGGACCGCTTCAAGGAGATCAACGACAAGTACGGCCACCCCACCGGGGACCGCGTGCTGGTGACGCTGGCCAAGTTCCTGCGCACCAGGCTCGCGAAGACCGACTCGATCGGCCGCTACGGCGGCGAGGAGTTCGCCCTGATACTCCCCGGATGCGACCTCGCCGCGGCGCGGGAACGGCTGGACCAGCTGCGGGAGAGCTTCGGGGCCATCCAGTTCCCGGCCGGGGGGGAATCGTTCCAGGCCACCTTCAGCTGCGGCGTGGCGGCGCTTGCCACCCACAAGAAGGGGGACAGGCTCTGCGCCGCGGCGGACGAGGCGCTCTACGAGGCGAAGAAGCTCGGGCGCAACCGCGTGGAGGCCGGCAAGTGA
- a CDS encoding response regulator, whose translation MTDSPKTVLVVDDDPFTAELTAMLVEMAGYETVLAEGGVDALEKLEAQPGLAAVVSDMNMPMMSGAELFGELRRQGFRQPFLLITGEEAEKLRGQYPEMSAVLTKDEELQENLPDLLASIVG comes from the coding sequence ATGACAGATAGCCCGAAAACCGTGTTGGTGGTGGACGACGACCCGTTCACCGCGGAACTCACCGCCATGCTGGTCGAGATGGCGGGATACGAAACCGTGCTGGCGGAAGGAGGGGTGGACGCGCTGGAGAAGCTGGAGGCGCAGCCGGGCCTCGCGGCGGTGGTTTCCGACATGAACATGCCGATGATGAGCGGGGCCGAACTCTTCGGGGAACTGCGCCGGCAGGGGTTCCGGCAGCCGTTTCTGCTCATCACCGGGGAGGAGGCGGAAAAGCTCAGGGGGCAGTATCCCGAGATGAGCGCGGTGCTCACCAAGGACGAGGAACTGCAGGAGAACCTGCCGGACCTCCTCGCCTCCATCGTGGGCTGA
- a CDS encoding methyl-accepting chemotaxis protein, translated as MRLTTKLILVNMVIVTLAVAITSCFIFAGIRSEIERQAGVSQERILKSFWKLLGSKGKEMRAVNGKLMAGNYLLNGNYELPDTVKEMYGGTATVFLGDTRISTNVLKPDGSRAVDTKLSGPAADAVLKEGRPYRGEAMILGAPYLTAYDPIRNARGEVIGALYVGVNKGDYFAAYDSLRSSVVAMTVAVALVFSLITWVLVRRTLSPIIGEVSGITDRIHHHAGAIAVSLDQQSGFANQLSSSVVEISSTMEEFSSTAVQIAQHSQSVVERADKTLDDSKNGAAEVENLTFKVNDISQNIQANLGEIVELGRKSKEITKVMEIINNIANQTKLIAFNAALEAASAGEAGKRFGVVAVEIRRLADSVVESTAEIEGKITEILDSVNRLVMSSEKSSQLIQEGQEYASHTVMMLIESVDGVEETTNAARQISLSTQQQQIASSQVVVALKEIEQGVRFSSNSVHEAGSVTRDLAVLAEQLRGVVQALNPGGGKGKKQAEAGLA; from the coding sequence ATGAGACTGACCACAAAGCTAATCCTGGTAAACATGGTGATCGTGACCCTGGCCGTGGCCATAACCAGCTGCTTCATCTTTGCCGGCATCCGCTCCGAGATCGAGAGGCAGGCGGGGGTATCCCAGGAGAGGATACTGAAGTCTTTCTGGAAACTTCTGGGGAGCAAGGGAAAGGAAATGCGGGCGGTCAACGGGAAGCTGATGGCGGGCAACTACCTGCTCAACGGCAACTACGAGCTTCCCGACACGGTCAAGGAGATGTACGGCGGCACTGCCACCGTCTTTTTGGGCGACACCCGCATCTCCACCAACGTGCTCAAGCCAGACGGCAGCAGGGCGGTCGACACGAAGCTCAGCGGCCCCGCAGCCGACGCGGTGCTCAAGGAGGGAAGGCCGTACCGGGGAGAAGCGATGATCCTGGGCGCCCCGTACCTGACCGCCTACGACCCGATCCGGAACGCCAGGGGAGAGGTGATCGGCGCGCTCTACGTCGGGGTGAACAAGGGGGACTACTTCGCCGCCTATGACAGCCTCAGAAGCAGCGTCGTCGCCATGACCGTGGCCGTCGCCCTGGTGTTCTCGCTCATCACCTGGGTGCTGGTGCGCAGGACCCTCTCACCCATCATCGGCGAGGTCTCCGGGATCACGGACCGGATCCACCATCACGCCGGCGCCATTGCGGTCAGCCTGGACCAGCAGTCGGGCTTTGCCAACCAGCTCTCCAGCTCGGTGGTGGAGATATCATCGACCATGGAGGAATTCTCCTCCACCGCGGTCCAGATCGCCCAGCACAGCCAGAGCGTGGTGGAGCGTGCCGACAAGACGCTGGATGACAGCAAGAACGGCGCCGCCGAGGTGGAGAACCTCACCTTCAAGGTCAACGACATCAGCCAGAACATCCAGGCGAACCTGGGCGAGATCGTGGAATTGGGGAGAAAGTCGAAAGAGATCACCAAGGTGATGGAGATCATCAACAACATCGCCAACCAGACCAAGCTGATCGCCTTCAACGCGGCCCTGGAGGCGGCGAGCGCCGGCGAGGCGGGGAAGCGCTTCGGGGTGGTGGCGGTGGAGATCCGGCGCCTGGCTGACAGCGTGGTTGAGTCGACAGCCGAGATCGAAGGGAAGATCACCGAGATACTGGACTCGGTGAACCGGCTGGTGATGTCCTCGGAGAAGAGCTCCCAGCTGATCCAGGAGGGGCAGGAGTACGCCTCACACACGGTCATGATGCTGATCGAGAGCGTGGACGGGGTCGAGGAGACCACCAATGCGGCGCGCCAGATATCGCTCTCGACGCAGCAGCAGCAGATAGCGAGCTCCCAGGTGGTTGTGGCCCTCAAGGAGATCGAGCAGGGGGTGCGCTTCTCCAGCAACTCCGTGCACGAGGCGGGGAGCGTCACCCGGGATCTAGCTGTTCTGGCCGAGCAACTGCGGGGGGTGGTGCAGGCACTGAACCCTGGGGGTGGCAAAGGCAAAAAACAGGCCGAAGCGGGGCTTGCCTGA
- a CDS encoding chemotaxis protein CheW has product MAPSKETLNSELILNELKLRQRSKEIVDVEEERVKVVVFTCCGNRYAFYGEDVREFIPNCEISWVPGLPDYLPGLINVRGDIESVIDITPFLGEGKKEAFRGLVAMAVREDFRSGVMIDSIEDVVDVPAGSIKPPLSTLSGAARELVAGELEYEGALVPLLDLGKLGAKITL; this is encoded by the coding sequence ATGGCGCCATCGAAGGAAACCCTGAACAGCGAGCTGATTCTGAACGAGTTGAAACTCAGGCAGCGCAGCAAGGAAATCGTGGACGTCGAGGAAGAGCGGGTCAAGGTGGTGGTCTTCACCTGCTGCGGAAACCGCTACGCCTTCTACGGCGAGGACGTGCGCGAATTCATTCCCAACTGCGAGATCTCCTGGGTTCCGGGACTTCCTGACTACCTCCCCGGCCTGATCAACGTGCGCGGCGACATCGAATCCGTCATCGACATCACCCCCTTTCTGGGAGAAGGGAAAAAGGAGGCGTTCCGCGGCCTGGTCGCCATGGCCGTCCGGGAGGATTTCCGCTCCGGTGTGATGATCGACTCCATCGAGGACGTGGTGGACGTCCCGGCCGGCAGCATCAAGCCCCCCCTCTCCACGCTCAGCGGCGCGGCGCGCGAACTGGTAGCCGGGGAACTGGAGTACGAAGGGGCCCTGGTCCCTCTGCTCGACCTAGGTAAGCTGGGCGCGAAGATCACGCTATGA
- the cheB gene encoding chemotaxis-specific protein-glutamate methyltransferase CheB, which translates to MTLWKAKREIRVLVVDDSRPVRDMVRSLLKKEAGIEVVGEAVDGADAVSKVFELHPDVVTMDIEMPVMGGFEAIETIMSRHPVPILALTALSGVQTAFTAVTKGALDVMLKPELRDNPQKLAQKIRTLSAIDLNALRQLGKVSAPLAAKAAGKRPRPHGASVVAIAASTGGPQAIQHILSQLPADFPAPIVVTQHMAEGFIGGMVDWLNATSRLAVKIACNGDYLTPGEVSVNPPQQAMRVSRQGMVLLGERDPRLVYNPSCDTLLTAVAEAYGERAIGVILSGMGDDGVLGMESIKKAGGATLAQDAGTSAIFGMNALALQRGCIDRALPLSEIPGELLSLVCGR; encoded by the coding sequence ATGACCCTGTGGAAAGCCAAAAGGGAGATACGGGTCCTTGTGGTCGACGACAGCCGCCCGGTGCGCGACATGGTCCGCTCCCTGCTGAAAAAGGAGGCGGGGATCGAGGTGGTCGGCGAGGCGGTCGACGGCGCCGACGCCGTGTCCAAGGTCTTCGAGCTTCACCCGGACGTCGTCACCATGGACATCGAGATGCCGGTGATGGGAGGGTTCGAGGCGATCGAGACCATCATGTCCCGGCACCCGGTGCCGATCCTGGCTCTTACCGCGTTAAGCGGGGTGCAGACCGCCTTCACCGCAGTCACCAAGGGGGCGCTGGACGTGATGCTGAAGCCGGAGCTGCGCGACAACCCCCAGAAACTGGCGCAAAAGATAAGGACGCTCTCGGCGATCGACCTGAACGCGCTGCGGCAGCTGGGGAAGGTGTCCGCTCCCTTGGCGGCTAAAGCGGCCGGGAAGAGGCCGCGGCCGCACGGCGCGAGTGTGGTCGCCATCGCCGCCTCCACCGGAGGGCCGCAGGCGATACAGCATATCCTGTCGCAGCTCCCCGCGGACTTTCCCGCTCCCATCGTGGTGACCCAGCACATGGCCGAGGGGTTCATCGGCGGCATGGTGGATTGGCTGAACGCCACCTCCAGGCTCGCCGTCAAGATCGCCTGCAACGGCGACTACCTTACCCCGGGAGAGGTCTCGGTCAATCCGCCCCAGCAGGCCATGAGGGTAAGCAGGCAGGGGATGGTGCTCCTCGGGGAGAGGGACCCGCGCCTGGTCTACAACCCCTCCTGCGACACGCTCTTGACCGCGGTTGCCGAAGCCTACGGGGAGAGGGCGATAGGGGTGATCCTGAGCGGGATGGGGGACGACGGGGTGCTGGGGATGGAGTCGATCAAGAAAGCCGGCGGGGCCACCCTGGCCCAGGACGCTGGCACTTCGGCGATCTTCGGGATGAACGCCCTCGCCCTGCAAAGGGGGTGCATCGACCGAGCGCTGCCGCTGTCGGAGATCCCGGGCGAGCTTTTGTCGCTGGTGTGCGGCAGATGA
- a CDS encoding CheR family methyltransferase has product MQNRDGGELGPLKELILRTCGFTFEQGRERSLAEGVAARMAERGVDSHSAYHALVARDREELNALVELLTVNETYFFREPDHLNLVAGLLLGEIMAAGEARPVKILSAGCSTGEEAYSIAMMLRERWGAESERLFTVTGVDIDSGAVAAALRGVYGRGSFRGTGAEQLQRHFDPVGQGEYRVREEIRKLVRFEVVNLLNPFYPQAMQLSDVILYRNVSIYFPQEVQRRIFSNLAGLLNGGGYLVVGATETIHHDIGVLSLVQRNALFCYRKEPLQFRFVERREARRNGPPVTRSAPGAVPRSPHSREGVRPQPGEGKQKAAWDPGETKALFDTALELACQGKADEPLELLETVLSRHPGFAKALTLKASLLVNAQHLEEAAGLCQGLVARDPLCLEGYLMLGVIARHLGDEEEGLKRFREALYLAPGCWLAQFYSAEILAGRKDLKRARSGYETALRLLEKGEFREGALFPLSFNAGQFQAICRHKLSQLKE; this is encoded by the coding sequence GTGCAGAACCGGGACGGGGGGGAGTTGGGCCCGCTGAAAGAGCTGATCCTGCGCACCTGCGGCTTCACCTTCGAGCAGGGGCGCGAACGGAGCCTCGCGGAGGGGGTGGCTGCCAGGATGGCCGAGAGAGGGGTCGACAGTCACAGCGCCTACCACGCGCTCGTGGCCCGAGACCGCGAAGAACTGAACGCCCTGGTGGAGCTCCTCACCGTCAACGAGACCTACTTCTTCCGGGAGCCCGATCACCTGAACCTGGTGGCGGGCCTGCTCCTGGGGGAAATCATGGCGGCGGGTGAGGCGCGGCCGGTGAAGATCCTGAGCGCAGGTTGTTCCACGGGGGAGGAGGCTTACAGCATCGCCATGATGCTGCGGGAGCGCTGGGGCGCCGAAAGCGAGCGCCTGTTCACCGTCACCGGCGTGGACATAGATTCGGGCGCGGTAGCCGCGGCCTTAAGGGGGGTGTACGGCAGGGGCTCCTTCCGCGGCACCGGCGCGGAGCAGCTGCAGCGTCATTTCGATCCGGTCGGGCAGGGGGAGTACCGGGTGCGGGAGGAGATCAGGAAGCTGGTCCGTTTCGAGGTGGTGAACCTCCTGAACCCGTTCTACCCGCAGGCGATGCAGCTTTCAGACGTCATCTTGTACCGCAACGTATCCATCTACTTCCCGCAGGAGGTGCAGCGCAGGATCTTCAGCAACCTTGCGGGGCTCTTGAACGGGGGGGGGTATCTCGTGGTGGGGGCGACGGAGACCATCCATCACGACATCGGCGTCCTTTCCCTGGTGCAGCGAAACGCCCTTTTCTGTTACCGCAAGGAGCCGCTGCAGTTCAGGTTCGTCGAGCGCAGGGAGGCACGGCGCAACGGCCCGCCGGTGACCCGTAGCGCGCCTGGCGCGGTGCCGCGTTCCCCGCACTCCCGGGAGGGTGTTCGGCCCCAGCCGGGGGAGGGGAAGCAAAAGGCAGCCTGGGACCCTGGCGAAACGAAGGCGCTCTTCGACACTGCCCTGGAGCTCGCCTGCCAGGGGAAGGCCGACGAGCCGCTGGAGCTTTTGGAAACGGTCCTCTCGCGCCACCCTGGGTTTGCCAAGGCGCTCACCTTGAAGGCGAGCCTCCTGGTGAACGCGCAGCATCTCGAAGAGGCGGCCGGGCTCTGCCAGGGGCTCGTCGCGCGCGACCCGCTCTGCTTGGAGGGGTACCTCATGCTGGGGGTGATAGCGCGGCACTTGGGGGACGAGGAGGAGGGGTTGAAGCGGTTTCGCGAGGCTCTTTACCTGGCGCCGGGATGCTGGCTGGCGCAGTTTTACAGCGCCGAGATCCTCGCCGGGCGCAAGGACCTGAAAAGGGCCCGCAGTGGCTACGAGACGGCCTTGCGGCTCCTGGAGAAGGGTGAGTTCCGCGAGGGCGCCCTCTTCCCGCTTAGCTTCAACGCCGGGCAGTTTCAGGCGATATGCCGGCACAAGCTGTCGCAGCTGAAGGAGTGA
- a CDS encoding NADH-quinone oxidoreductase subunit B family protein produces the protein MTGGRGGGKPGKPKLAMYWGASCGGCEIALVNLHERILDVDAAFDFMFCPCLLDTKKKDVEALPDGAIAVTLFNGALRSSENEEMARLLRRKSRLLIATGSCAVEGCIPGLANLRSREELIEGVYLDSPTLDNPQGTLPVGSSLTPLGALELPSLLPRVKTLREVVPVDYLIPGCPPESHQLWNALEAVILGELPAPGSFLGAGEGTVCRDCARTKEDKSIGRLYRNHEIEPVDGKCLLEQGMICLGVATRGGCGAPCPDANMPCSGCYGPPEGVADQGGAMIAALGSIIDPGEHRGKGEKELALRLEEFLDQVPDYAGLLYKYTLPGSVLGGRVKR, from the coding sequence GTGACCGGCGGGCGAGGGGGGGGAAAGCCCGGAAAGCCGAAGCTAGCCATGTACTGGGGGGCGTCCTGCGGGGGGTGCGAGATCGCGCTGGTGAACCTGCACGAGCGGATACTCGATGTCGACGCCGCCTTCGACTTCATGTTCTGCCCCTGCCTCTTGGACACCAAGAAGAAGGATGTCGAGGCGCTCCCCGACGGGGCGATCGCGGTGACCCTCTTCAACGGCGCCCTGCGCAGCTCGGAGAACGAGGAGATGGCGCGCCTTTTGAGGAGGAAGTCTCGCCTTCTGATCGCGACCGGGAGTTGCGCGGTGGAGGGGTGCATCCCGGGGCTCGCCAACCTGCGGAGCCGGGAGGAGCTCATCGAGGGGGTCTACCTCGACAGCCCCACCCTGGACAACCCGCAGGGGACGCTCCCGGTCGGCTCCTCTCTCACCCCCCTGGGCGCGCTGGAGCTTCCCTCCCTGCTGCCGCGGGTGAAGACCCTGCGGGAGGTAGTCCCGGTGGACTACCTGATCCCGGGCTGCCCGCCGGAATCGCACCAGCTCTGGAACGCGCTTGAGGCGGTCATACTGGGCGAGCTCCCCGCTCCCGGGAGCTTCCTCGGGGCGGGGGAGGGGACGGTCTGCCGCGACTGCGCGCGCACCAAGGAGGACAAGAGCATCGGGCGGCTCTACCGCAACCACGAGATCGAGCCTGTGGACGGGAAGTGCCTCCTGGAGCAGGGGATGATATGCCTCGGCGTCGCCACGAGGGGGGGCTGCGGCGCTCCCTGTCCCGACGCCAACATGCCCTGCAGCGGCTGCTACGGCCCCCCGGAAGGGGTGGCCGACCAGGGGGGCGCCATGATCGCCGCCCTGGGTTCCATCATCGACCCCGGGGAGCACAGGGGGAAAGGGGAGAAGGAGCTGGCCCTCCGCCTTGAGGAGTTCCTGGACCAGGTCCCCGACTACGCCGGGCTCCTCTACAAGTACACCCTGCCGGGATCGGTCCTGGGGGGGAGGGTGAAAAGATGA
- a CDS encoding hybrid sensor histidine kinase/response regulator, with protein MAFDHAKFLARFIDEAREHCSRLSEGLLNLENSPGDAELLNGLFRSAHTIKGSSRMMKLAGVTELAHRMEDVLDAVRGGSLQAAPAVCDVLFRGLDALGRMLEAMAAGEVSPEAPAELCRELAQTAQPAPEASAPVADTPDTPDSSDKSDKSDKSDKSDKSDKSDRSDSPDSPDSPDSPDGSRPSVATCAAPEAGGAPEKHPAGAKDRPAEYLRINAAKLDDLIKLMGEIVSQHNRYRRDIASLREIERSVTRHLKAVSELSGTDSGNEALAEAGDALQLSLRQAVRGMQDASLLQEHLVGDLQQSSLTLRMQPLSTVFDPLRRTVRDLAREVGKEVDFVVDGGDTELDRKIIDRIGDSLLHMIRNSLDHGLESGEERTAAGKPAKGTISLYAYYDSGCVTISLSDDGKGLSVEKIGQKALAKGLLTESALQSMSRAEVTNLIFLPGFSTSPIITDISGRGVGMDVVRKSVVDELRGSIVIETREGEGTTFLLRLPLNLAVFPLFLLSVGGKICALPATSMVEMLSIRRDEIIDIVNKRAIRLREQIIPVEELSAIVGVEREPRAGCEVTVVVIRDGEEKLGLLVDAIVGREEMVVKSLPQHLKDLRLVSGATIGERDSIINVLHPPEIIRLAREIAQPRQRPHGEAPRQDATVLVVDDSINTRELEQSLLEAYGYKVVTAEDGEDAWLKSRGTRFDLVITDVEMPRLDGFSLTERLRSDPEYGGVPVIIVTSREKVEDKKRGIAVGANAYIVKGAFDQSNLLDTVRSLIG; from the coding sequence ATGGCCTTCGATCATGCCAAATTTCTGGCGCGCTTCATCGATGAGGCGCGGGAGCACTGTTCGCGCTTGAGCGAGGGGCTGCTGAACCTGGAGAACTCACCGGGGGATGCCGAGCTTCTGAACGGGCTGTTCCGCTCTGCCCACACCATCAAGGGCTCCTCCCGGATGATGAAGCTTGCCGGCGTCACCGAACTGGCCCACCGGATGGAGGATGTGCTGGACGCGGTGCGCGGCGGGAGTCTGCAAGCCGCCCCCGCGGTCTGCGACGTGCTCTTCCGCGGCCTGGACGCCCTGGGGAGGATGCTGGAGGCGATGGCCGCGGGGGAGGTGTCCCCCGAGGCGCCCGCGGAGCTCTGCCGGGAGCTGGCCCAGACAGCCCAGCCGGCGCCGGAGGCGTCAGCGCCCGTGGCGGACACCCCGGACACCCCGGACAGCTCGGACAAGTCAGACAAGTCAGACAAGTCAGACAAGTCAGACAAGTCAGACAAGTCGGACAGGTCGGACAGCCCGGACAGCCCGGACAGCCCGGACAGCCCGGACGGGTCGCGGCCTTCGGTCGCCACCTGCGCGGCCCCGGAGGCAGGGGGCGCTCCGGAGAAGCACCCCGCGGGGGCCAAGGACAGACCGGCGGAGTACCTCCGGATCAATGCGGCGAAGCTGGACGACCTGATCAAGCTGATGGGGGAGATCGTCTCCCAGCACAACAGGTACCGCAGGGACATCGCTTCTCTCCGGGAGATCGAACGGAGCGTGACGCGGCACCTGAAGGCGGTGTCGGAACTCTCCGGCACGGACTCGGGCAACGAGGCGCTGGCTGAGGCGGGGGACGCGCTGCAGCTCTCCCTGCGCCAGGCGGTGCGCGGCATGCAGGACGCCTCCCTCCTGCAGGAGCACCTGGTGGGGGACCTGCAACAGAGCTCCCTCACGCTGCGCATGCAGCCCCTCTCCACCGTCTTCGACCCCCTGCGCCGAACGGTGCGGGACCTGGCCCGCGAGGTCGGCAAGGAGGTCGATTTCGTGGTGGACGGCGGGGACACGGAACTGGACCGAAAGATCATCGACCGCATCGGCGACTCCCTCCTGCACATGATCCGCAACTCGCTGGATCACGGCCTGGAGAGCGGCGAGGAGCGGACCGCTGCGGGAAAACCGGCCAAGGGAACCATCTCCCTCTACGCCTATTACGACAGCGGCTGCGTCACCATCTCCCTTAGCGACGACGGCAAGGGGCTCAGCGTCGAGAAGATCGGCCAGAAGGCGCTGGCCAAGGGGCTCCTTACCGAAAGCGCCCTCCAGTCCATGTCGAGGGCGGAGGTGACTAACCTGATCTTCCTCCCGGGTTTCAGCACCTCCCCCATCATCACCGACATCTCCGGGCGCGGCGTGGGGATGGACGTGGTGCGCAAGAGCGTGGTCGACGAGCTTAGGGGGAGCATAGTCATCGAAACGAGGGAAGGGGAGGGGACCACCTTCCTGCTGCGCCTGCCGCTGAACCTGGCCGTCTTCCCGCTCTTCCTGCTCTCGGTGGGCGGAAAGATCTGCGCGCTGCCGGCAACCTCGATGGTGGAGATGCTCTCCATCCGCCGGGACGAGATCATCGACATCGTCAACAAGCGGGCCATCCGCCTGCGCGAGCAGATCATCCCGGTGGAGGAACTTTCGGCCATCGTGGGGGTGGAGCGCGAGCCGAGGGCGGGGTGCGAGGTCACCGTTGTGGTGATCAGGGACGGCGAGGAGAAGCTCGGGCTTTTGGTGGACGCCATCGTCGGCCGCGAGGAGATGGTGGTCAAGTCGCTGCCGCAGCATCTCAAGGACCTGCGCCTGGTGTCCGGGGCGACCATCGGCGAGCGGGACAGCATCATCAACGTGCTGCACCCCCCCGAGATCATCAGGCTCGCCCGCGAGATCGCGCAGCCGCGGCAGCGGCCGCACGGGGAGGCGCCGCGGCAGGATGCGACCGTGCTGGTGGTGGACGATTCCATCAATACCCGCGAGCTGGAGCAGAGCCTCCTGGAAGCCTACGGCTACAAGGTGGTGACCGCGGAGGACGGCGAGGACGCCTGGCTCAAGAGCCGCGGCACCCGCTTCGACCTGGTGATCACCGATGTCGAGATGCCAAGGCTGGACGGCTTCTCGCTCACCGAACGCCTCCGCTCGGACCCTGAGTACGGCGGCGTGCCGGTCATCATCGTCACCTCGCGCGAGAAGGTGGAGGACAAGAAGAGGGGGATCGCCGTGGGGGCAAACGCCTACATCGTCAAGGGGGCCTTCGACCAGTCCAACCTGTTGGACACGGTGCGGAGCCTTATCGGTTGA